A single window of Candidatus Flexicrinis affinis DNA harbors:
- a CDS encoding enoyl-CoA hydratase, whose translation MSYQFIRYQSGDGVATITLNRPDSFNALTTPMMDEMKAALKSADRDGDVRAVVLTGEGRGFCSGADLAEIQANPDVPITDYLRAGLNTLAKQMRSMPKPIIASINGAAAGAGTSLALACDLRIASDAASFIFAAFVNIGLVPDGGLTYLLQRAVGTAKALEFALLADAKNRVSADQALVTGIVNRVVPAESLHEETTALAHKLATLPTRAIGMTKRAIYRAAERDLDDAADYEARVQAVMFTTEDFREGVSAFLEKRAPVFKGK comes from the coding sequence ATGTCGTACCAGTTCATACGATATCAGAGCGGTGACGGTGTCGCCACCATCACACTTAACCGTCCCGACTCGTTCAACGCGCTGACCACGCCGATGATGGACGAGATGAAGGCGGCGCTGAAGTCCGCCGACCGCGATGGCGATGTACGTGCAGTCGTCCTCACTGGCGAGGGGCGCGGTTTCTGCAGCGGCGCAGACCTTGCCGAAATTCAGGCCAACCCTGACGTCCCGATCACGGACTATCTGCGAGCGGGACTGAACACGCTTGCGAAGCAGATGCGATCCATGCCGAAACCGATCATTGCCAGCATCAACGGCGCAGCGGCAGGGGCGGGTACTAGCCTTGCACTCGCCTGCGACCTGAGAATTGCATCAGATGCGGCTAGCTTCATCTTTGCGGCATTCGTGAACATCGGCCTCGTGCCAGACGGCGGCCTGACGTATTTGCTCCAACGCGCCGTCGGCACTGCTAAAGCCCTCGAGTTCGCGCTGCTGGCCGACGCGAAGAACCGCGTTTCCGCCGATCAGGCACTGGTGACGGGCATCGTCAATCGCGTCGTACCGGCCGAGTCGCTGCACGAAGAAACGACTGCTCTCGCCCACAAGCTTGCCACGCTGCCCACCCGGGCAATCGGTATGACCAAGCGCGCGATTTATCGGGCAGCAGAGCGCGATCTTGACGACGCTGCCGATTACGAGGCACGCGTGCAAGCTGTCATGTTCACGACCGAAGATTTCAGAGAAGGCGTGAGTGCGTTTCTCGAAAAGCGCGCGCCCGTGTTCAAGGGCAAGTAA
- a CDS encoding glycosyltransferase family 9 protein: MTWLYAILGRLLSSRPPTERAAPSRIVIVLPCCIGDVVNGTAVLVALRRAYPDAHIGWAVGSWSRAVLEQQSMLDALIDIGPWAVPGATPSALLKFVRALRRGRYDLAVSLVRSPRASLSLWLTGIPVRAGLDSDGRGFGYNVRARIDPTEERIEADIYLDAIRALGLPVGDATTHIDIPASALERARTEFTASGLSGRYVVVNASGGNNPGMSMASKRYPPERIARVIEGLRAAGLEVMLVAGPGDSDAAYAVQSHLDAAVPQSVGKLTQLELLAFASLGVGYIGFDTGLTHAAAAANVPTVMIMGPTSPARYGPHNPAGIAVWRPVQVAASGVGGREHVAFDWARDGVDPDAVLAAVLKHFGLNVG; encoded by the coding sequence GTGACGTGGCTGTATGCGATCTTGGGCCGGCTGCTGTCGTCCCGGCCGCCCACGGAGCGTGCCGCCCCGAGCCGCATCGTGATCGTGCTGCCGTGCTGCATCGGCGATGTCGTCAATGGGACGGCTGTGCTGGTCGCGCTGCGCCGTGCTTACCCCGATGCACACATCGGGTGGGCCGTCGGGTCGTGGTCGCGCGCCGTCCTTGAACAGCAGTCCATGCTCGATGCATTGATCGACATCGGCCCATGGGCTGTGCCCGGCGCCACCCCGAGCGCCCTGCTGAAGTTCGTGCGGGCGCTGCGGCGCGGGCGCTACGATCTCGCCGTTTCGCTGGTGCGCTCCCCGCGCGCCAGCCTCTCGCTGTGGTTGACCGGCATCCCGGTCCGCGCCGGGCTCGACAGCGACGGCCGGGGCTTCGGCTACAACGTTCGGGCGCGTATCGACCCGACCGAAGAGCGAATCGAAGCAGACATCTATCTCGATGCCATTCGGGCCCTTGGGCTGCCTGTCGGCGATGCTACGACGCATATCGACATCCCGGCTTCCGCGTTGGAGCGCGCACGCACCGAGTTCACCGCGTCCGGCCTATCAGGTCGGTACGTTGTAGTCAACGCGTCTGGCGGGAACAATCCCGGCATGTCGATGGCATCGAAACGCTACCCCCCAGAACGGATAGCGCGGGTTATCGAGGGGCTGCGCGCTGCCGGTCTCGAAGTGATGCTGGTTGCCGGCCCGGGTGACTCTGACGCGGCTTACGCAGTGCAATCCCATCTCGATGCGGCGGTACCGCAATCGGTGGGTAAGCTTACTCAGCTCGAACTCTTGGCTTTCGCCTCACTGGGCGTCGGATACATCGGATTCGACACCGGCCTAACCCACGCTGCCGCGGCCGCGAACGTTCCGACCGTCATGATCATGGGACCGACCTCTCCGGCGCGGTACGGCCCGCATAACCCCGCCGGCATCGCCGTATGGCGCCCGGTTCAGGTAGCGGCTTCCGGCGTGGGTGGGCGTGAACATGTCGCGTTCGACTGGGCGCGCGACGGCGTTGACCCCGACGCTGTGCTCGCTGCTGTGCTCAAGCACTTCGGTCTGAACGTTGGCTAG
- a CDS encoding extracellular solute-binding protein translates to MVVAVACSATPEAAPAEQAVATPTSAATPTVTPTASPTAETPEPTTLTIWFPDTLLPANADAVAAIVEADIAEFSNTQDGIVVDLRRKAESDVGGIMAILRSASSVAPGALPDITLLRRSDLVRAVEDGLIQPIEGRVASAVIADLFPAALRLGRADDQLYALPYLAELYLFAYDADNEPVDRMTFDAVFDLDRPLVVPAASSSGIADVLWLQYSAAGGILDSQGALTEAAVEAVFSFYDMLRTEDLIVPGSVDYSSPGEYSRAVATGQIPSGVVKTSQLAQFADTERATAFSSIPTSTGDPVSSIDAWMWVIVTQDPEQQAIAGRFINWMMNAERHGTFAQAVSIPPTQRNALRRWSFPGLENVLLSDLMTNAFAADQLVGTGGSARAMQAAWIDLITGELNAQEAVRSALQP, encoded by the coding sequence ATGGTTGTCGCGGTGGCATGCAGCGCGACGCCTGAGGCAGCCCCAGCCGAACAGGCCGTGGCGACGCCGACATCGGCGGCCACTCCGACCGTGACGCCAACGGCATCGCCAACTGCTGAGACGCCTGAACCGACGACGCTGACGATATGGTTTCCGGACACGCTGCTGCCGGCCAATGCCGACGCGGTGGCCGCCATCGTCGAGGCGGATATCGCCGAATTCTCTAACACGCAAGACGGGATAGTCGTCGACCTGCGGCGCAAGGCGGAAAGCGACGTTGGTGGAATCATGGCCATCTTGCGCAGCGCGAGCAGTGTGGCTCCCGGCGCACTCCCGGATATCACCCTGCTCCGGCGCAGCGATCTTGTGAGAGCAGTCGAAGACGGTCTGATTCAGCCCATTGAAGGACGAGTTGCCTCGGCCGTCATCGCCGATTTGTTCCCGGCCGCGCTGCGGCTTGGGCGCGCCGACGACCAGTTGTACGCCCTGCCCTACCTCGCCGAACTCTATCTGTTCGCGTACGACGCCGACAACGAACCGGTCGATCGCATGACGTTCGACGCCGTGTTCGATCTGGACCGTCCGCTGGTCGTACCGGCAGCCAGTTCGAGCGGCATCGCTGACGTGCTGTGGCTCCAGTACAGCGCGGCGGGTGGCATCCTCGACTCGCAGGGCGCGCTGACCGAAGCTGCCGTCGAGGCTGTATTCTCGTTCTATGACATGCTGCGTACCGAAGACCTGATCGTGCCGGGCTCGGTAGACTACTCGTCCCCGGGCGAATACTCGAGGGCGGTAGCGACCGGGCAGATTCCGTCTGGAGTCGTCAAGACCAGCCAGCTCGCTCAGTTCGCCGACACCGAACGTGCGACTGCGTTCTCGTCCATCCCGACCTCGACCGGTGATCCCGTATCGAGCATCGACGCGTGGATGTGGGTAATCGTTACGCAAGATCCCGAACAGCAGGCCATCGCGGGCCGCTTCATCAACTGGATGATGAACGCCGAGCGCCACGGCACGTTCGCGCAAGCAGTATCAATTCCCCCGACACAGCGCAATGCCCTACGGCGCTGGTCGTTCCCCGGACTTGAGAACGTGCTGCTTTCAGACCTGATGACCAATGCATTCGCTGCCGATCAACTGGTTGGAACAGGCGGATCGGCGCGCGCGATGCAAGCCGCGTGGATCGACCTGATCACCGGTGAATTGAACGCGCAGGAAGCGGTCCGCAGCGCGCTGCAGCCGTAA
- a CDS encoding MogA/MoaB family molybdenum cofactor biosynthesis protein encodes MRGADEHRERAGTEPVTFAIVTVSDTRTPDTDQNRIYLERRLTETGHRAGPYRLIKDEPQQVADVLDALASTAGVQIILFNGGTGIAPRDTTFDVISAKLEKTLPGFGELFRMLSYQEVGAAAMLSRATAGVYRGRFVISVPGSPNAVEVAFEKLILPEINHLAWEVIRKQ; translated from the coding sequence ATGCGCGGCGCAGACGAACACCGCGAGCGAGCAGGAACAGAGCCGGTTACCTTCGCTATCGTAACGGTGAGCGACACCCGTACGCCGGACACCGACCAGAATCGGATCTATCTTGAGCGCCGCCTGACCGAAACCGGACATCGTGCTGGACCCTATCGCCTGATCAAGGACGAGCCGCAGCAAGTGGCCGATGTACTGGACGCGCTGGCATCAACGGCAGGCGTGCAGATCATCCTGTTCAACGGCGGTACCGGCATCGCCCCACGCGACACGACGTTCGATGTCATTAGCGCGAAGCTCGAAAAGACGCTGCCGGGGTTCGGTGAGCTGTTTAGAATGTTGAGCTATCAGGAGGTAGGCGCTGCGGCGATGCTCAGCCGTGCAACGGCGGGCGTGTATCGGGGTAGGTTCGTGATCTCGGTGCCGGGCAGCCCCAATGCTGTCGAGGTCGCGTTCGAGAAGCTAATCCTGCCGGAGATCAACCATCTGGCGTGGGAAGTGATTCGCAAGCAGTAA
- a CDS encoding histidine triad nucleotide-binding protein yields MPTIFSKIIAGEIPSKKVYSDDLVTAFWDINPQRAVHILIVPNKEIPTVSDVTPEDEMTLGRMFTAARRIAEDLGIAESGYRLIVNCGEHGGQEVYHVHMHLVGGEPVGPMLKRKSSE; encoded by the coding sequence ATGCCGACCATTTTCTCAAAGATCATTGCGGGCGAAATCCCGTCGAAGAAGGTCTACAGCGACGATCTCGTCACCGCGTTCTGGGACATCAACCCCCAACGTGCCGTACATATCTTGATCGTCCCGAACAAAGAGATCCCGACTGTGTCGGACGTGACGCCTGAGGACGAAATGACGCTTGGGCGCATGTTCACCGCCGCCCGGCGCATCGCCGAAGATCTGGGCATCGCGGAATCGGGCTACCGGCTGATTGTCAACTGCGGCGAACACGGCGGCCAGGAGGTCTACCACGTGCACATGCATCTGGTCGGCGGCGAACCGGTCGGCCCGATGCTTAAACGGAAATCGTCGGAGTAG
- a CDS encoding MoxR family ATPase produces the protein MTIEEFSQTARGIESEVRRVIVGQEDVIRSVLICVLAGRHALLEGVPGLGKTQLIRTLADVLDLKFSRIQFTPDLMPADIVGTEIVEDDEAGRKIFRFREGPVFANLLLADEINRASPKTQSALLEVMQEQTVTVAGRVYRLESPFFVMATQNPLEMEGTYPLPEAQLDRFLFKIDVKYPTVDQLIGILERTTTSSHPQVQRAADGKAIVKMGMLGLDTPIASHINRFVAQIIVASHPDHPDAPELVRRYVRYGASPRGAQALIIGAKLNALLEGRFNVAYEDVKAVAVPALRHRVLLNFEGLSEGVTPDEIVRELFGAVEKAAV, from the coding sequence ATGACGATCGAGGAATTCAGCCAGACCGCACGCGGAATAGAGTCGGAAGTTCGGCGTGTGATCGTGGGCCAAGAGGACGTGATTCGCAGCGTCCTGATCTGCGTGCTTGCTGGGCGCCATGCCCTGCTTGAAGGCGTACCGGGTTTGGGCAAGACCCAGCTTATCCGGACCCTTGCCGACGTTCTCGACCTCAAATTCTCGCGCATCCAGTTCACACCGGACCTAATGCCGGCCGACATCGTCGGCACCGAAATCGTCGAGGACGACGAGGCGGGACGCAAAATCTTCCGCTTCCGCGAGGGGCCGGTGTTCGCCAACTTGCTGCTGGCCGATGAGATCAACCGCGCATCGCCCAAGACTCAATCCGCACTGCTGGAAGTCATGCAGGAGCAGACGGTGACCGTGGCAGGGCGGGTTTACCGCCTTGAGTCTCCCTTCTTCGTCATGGCCACCCAGAATCCGCTCGAAATGGAAGGGACCTATCCGCTTCCGGAGGCGCAGCTCGACCGATTCCTGTTCAAGATCGACGTGAAATACCCGACTGTCGATCAGCTCATCGGTATTTTGGAGCGCACAACGACTAGCAGCCACCCGCAGGTTCAGCGGGCAGCAGACGGCAAAGCCATCGTCAAGATGGGCATGCTTGGGCTGGATACCCCGATTGCCAGCCACATCAACCGTTTCGTAGCCCAGATTATCGTCGCGTCTCATCCAGATCATCCTGACGCGCCCGAGCTTGTCCGGCGCTACGTGCGCTACGGCGCCAGTCCGCGCGGCGCGCAGGCGCTAATCATCGGCGCGAAACTCAACGCATTGTTGGAAGGCCGGTTCAACGTCGCCTACGAGGATGTCAAAGCCGTTGCCGTGCCGGCGCTGCGCCACCGCGTGCTGCTCAATTTCGAGGGATTGTCGGAAGGTGTTACGCCGGACGAGATCGTGCGCGAGTTGTTCGGCGCGGTTGAAAAGGCTGCCGTCTAG
- a CDS encoding RHS repeat-associated core domain-containing protein, producing the protein MTYDPAGRVTTIHHHRDVSGTPQTLARFDYTVDARGNRTQAVEQRQPSGGGSLQPQTHVYTYDGVERVTGATTYPNATPTGTPIRTFAYAYDLAGNRTSAALNGTPTSYSYNTRNQLTGDGTHTFSYDKNGNRISDGTLTTVWDRAGRMLSHDGHGYAYDGEGRRIAQTAGGSTTRYVLDVQRGLPAVIGAKAGSDVTHYMHGPLGMFAQRNPDSSWDWMLHDGLGSVRGVFDGTLQSAAEYDPFGEPIFAPVGTAYGFTGELTDGNGLGYLRARYLAPALGTFASRDPWRGSASAPRTWNGYAWVEGNVVNRVDPGGKQSTGFAPYSGSEPDVVYTVNAASGGSSCGNQSSVPVRTKESKLAERVSQGFARTRDAFEQTQGFPIILPDGDGGMPPRPECGVEFVRGLREYAELLADCLAGECADLPDGSAPKDLPDALARLVEYSSAQCPESSTTELVDHISEVLLKSRGGLTIWDAARVTTRHPLDSFSAGLNPDIWEASGQVHHFWSYLNTVAQGGPIGYGVAMAADVIHECGLENVGILFGRGPVVGTVQDARLTSIAVHLGVSVHLGLDPDGLAAAIREQLTQSFSGPLAHWYYQPLSPCQGLGTIDSMLRSGE; encoded by the coding sequence ATGACCTACGACCCGGCGGGACGCGTGACGACGATCCACCACCACCGCGACGTGTCCGGCACGCCGCAGACGCTGGCTCGCTTCGACTACACGGTGGACGCGCGCGGCAACCGGACGCAGGCGGTCGAGCAGCGCCAGCCCAGCGGCGGCGGATCGCTCCAGCCGCAGACCCACGTCTACACCTACGACGGTGTCGAGCGTGTGACCGGCGCGACGACGTATCCCAACGCCACGCCGACCGGCACGCCGATCCGCACGTTCGCATACGCCTACGATCTGGCCGGCAACCGGACCAGCGCGGCGCTCAACGGCACGCCGACCAGCTACAGCTACAACACCCGCAATCAGCTCACCGGCGACGGGACGCACACCTTCAGCTACGACAAGAACGGCAACCGGATCTCCGACGGCACCCTGACAACCGTCTGGGATCGCGCCGGCCGGATGCTCTCGCACGACGGGCATGGCTACGCCTACGACGGCGAGGGGCGGCGCATCGCGCAGACCGCCGGCGGATCGACCACGCGCTACGTGCTGGACGTGCAGCGCGGGCTGCCGGCGGTGATCGGGGCGAAGGCGGGGTCGGACGTGACGCACTACATGCACGGTCCGCTGGGGATGTTCGCTCAGCGCAACCCCGACTCCTCGTGGGACTGGATGCTGCACGACGGGTTGGGCAGCGTGCGCGGCGTGTTCGACGGGACGCTGCAAAGCGCGGCGGAGTACGATCCGTTCGGCGAGCCGATTTTCGCGCCGGTCGGCACCGCGTACGGCTTCACCGGCGAGCTGACCGACGGCAACGGGCTGGGGTATCTGCGTGCGCGGTATCTGGCCCCCGCACTCGGCACGTTCGCCTCGCGCGATCCGTGGCGGGGGAGCGCGTCCGCGCCGCGCACGTGGAACGGTTACGCATGGGTCGAGGGGAACGTCGTCAACCGGGTGGATCCGGGTGGGAAGCAATCGACCGGATTCGCACCCTACTCAGGCTCCGAGCCGGATGTCGTGTATACCGTGAATGCGGCATCAGGCGGATCGAGCTGCGGCAATCAGTCGAGTGTACCGGTGCGGACCAAGGAGTCGAAGCTGGCCGAGCGAGTGTCGCAGGGGTTCGCGCGTACGCGAGATGCGTTCGAGCAAACGCAAGGCTTCCCCATTATTCTGCCGGATGGCGACGGAGGCATGCCACCTCGGCCGGAATGTGGTGTCGAGTTCGTCAGGGGGTTGCGTGAGTATGCGGAACTGCTCGCCGACTGCCTCGCTGGGGAGTGTGCTGACCTTCCCGACGGTTCTGCTCCAAAGGATCTTCCCGACGCTCTCGCGCGGTTAGTGGAATATTCATCAGCCCAGTGCCCTGAATCGAGCACCACGGAGCTCGTCGATCATATTTCCGAGGTACTGCTGAAGTCACGCGGAGGACTCACCATCTGGGACGCCGCGCGTGTAACAACGCGGCATCCACTCGATTCCTTCTCGGCCGGTCTCAATCCAGATATCTGGGAGGCTAGCGGACAAGTTCACCACTTCTGGTCGTATCTGAACACCGTTGCACAGGGAGGTCCGATTGGATATGGAGTGGCTATGGCAGCCGATGTAATCCATGAATGCGGTCTGGAGAATGTCGGGATCCTGTTCGGGCGTGGTCCAGTTGTCGGTACAGTGCAGGATGCACGTCTGACGAGTATCGCGGTGCATTTGGGGGTATCCGTTCACCTTGGGCTGGATCCAGACGGCTTGGCAGCAGCGATTCGTGAGCAGCTAACACAATCTTTCAGCGGTCCGCTGGCTCATTGGTATTACCAGCCACTTTCTCCGTGTCAAGGCTTAGGAACCATTGACTCAATGTTGCGTAGCGGGGAATGA
- a CDS encoding LOG family protein gives MKIVAVFGSALPTPAHPVYQESVAVGRLLAQAGYAVMTGGYNGVMTAASQGAYEVGGTTIGVTCLPFERQRGSKPNPYLTEVRPFETLRARLEHLVLVPDAFVVMPGGLGTLNELVYASELMRAGDMPRRSTVCYGSFWRPIIDITGRSEFMHHEGWMHVQFADTPEAVVDLISNHVPA, from the coding sequence GTGAAGATCGTCGCGGTATTCGGGAGCGCACTTCCGACCCCTGCTCATCCGGTGTATCAGGAAAGCGTCGCGGTCGGGCGCCTGCTAGCGCAGGCCGGGTACGCCGTCATGACTGGTGGCTACAACGGTGTGATGACGGCAGCGAGCCAAGGCGCGTATGAGGTCGGCGGAACGACCATCGGCGTGACTTGTCTCCCGTTTGAACGCCAGCGAGGCTCGAAACCCAACCCGTATCTGACCGAAGTCCGCCCGTTCGAGACGCTGCGCGCGCGACTTGAGCACCTCGTGCTCGTGCCGGATGCGTTCGTCGTCATGCCCGGCGGATTGGGAACGCTAAACGAATTGGTATATGCATCCGAGTTGATGCGGGCTGGCGACATGCCGCGCCGTTCTACGGTGTGCTACGGCAGTTTCTGGCGGCCCATCATCGACATTACAGGCCGGTCGGAATTCATGCACCATGAAGGTTGGATGCACGTGCAGTTTGCGGACACGCCTGAAGCGGTTGTCGATCTCATTTCGAACCATGTTCCGGCATAG
- a CDS encoding LysM peptidoglycan-binding domain-containing protein — protein MRFLRVQSQLIVIGISLVLVLAACNFTPQQPTPTVESISTPTASPTSDGPTATASISPTSPPTVGPIRLASATPSATPLPSTPTDTATPTPGPYTYVVQSGDTLFGVIERFGYTDGRVIPDVLALNPNIPSADNLPVGQEILIPRRTPTPTPPGYEATVSMMGTRGVQVQQPISPNTEISCHRVEEGQTILEIASLYNTQLEVLANLNPEIIFRGCDFNNRSGGPDCVVRINIGQCVNVPLPTATPTLSPTPSGNETPTPTPTYNAPITVYPPNGSIVSGPITLEWVSVGVLADDEYYYIEFTDRTAGLQYTQVTRNTSLRLPPELIPPDGVQHDVDWRVVVVRGSGESYSVIGGVMPSRSFRWQRR, from the coding sequence ATGCGATTTCTACGTGTTCAGTCCCAACTGATTGTGATCGGTATATCGCTCGTGCTCGTGCTAGCAGCGTGCAATTTCACGCCGCAGCAGCCAACGCCCACGGTAGAGTCGATCAGCACGCCGACCGCGTCGCCGACGTCCGACGGACCAACGGCTACAGCGTCCATCTCACCCACTAGCCCGCCGACAGTCGGTCCCATACGGCTGGCTTCGGCAACTCCATCGGCCACGCCGCTCCCATCAACCCCGACCGATACGGCCACGCCGACGCCGGGGCCATACACATACGTCGTCCAATCGGGCGACACGCTGTTTGGAGTCATCGAGCGCTTCGGCTACACCGATGGCCGCGTGATTCCCGATGTGCTCGCGCTCAACCCCAACATCCCGAGTGCCGACAATCTACCGGTAGGGCAGGAGATCCTCATCCCGCGGCGCACGCCAACGCCCACCCCGCCTGGATATGAAGCCACCGTCAGCATGATGGGAACGCGGGGCGTGCAGGTACAGCAGCCCATCTCGCCCAACACCGAGATCTCGTGTCATCGGGTTGAAGAAGGCCAGACCATTCTGGAAATCGCTTCCCTGTACAACACTCAGCTCGAGGTGCTGGCGAACCTCAACCCCGAGATTATCTTCCGCGGGTGCGACTTCAATAATCGCAGCGGTGGGCCGGACTGCGTTGTTCGCATCAACATCGGGCAATGCGTCAACGTGCCGCTGCCGACCGCGACCCCGACGCTGTCGCCCACGCCGTCGGGCAACGAGACGCCGACCCCGACGCCAACCTACAACGCGCCGATCACCGTGTATCCGCCAAACGGATCGATCGTCTCCGGCCCGATCACGCTCGAGTGGGTCAGTGTCGGTGTCTTGGCAGACGACGAGTACTACTATATCGAGTTTACCGATCGAACTGCGGGCCTGCAGTACACGCAGGTGACCCGCAATACCTCGCTCAGGTTGCCGCCTGAACTGATCCCCCCCGATGGCGTCCAGCACGATGTCGACTGGCGCGTGGTGGTGGTACGCGGCAGTGGCGAGAGCTACAGCGTCATCGGCGGCGTGATGCCGTCGCGTTCATTCCGCTGGCAACGACGATAG
- a CDS encoding PPOX class F420-dependent oxidoreductase → MPEAARDLLERPIVVTLVTLMPDYQPQANPVWFSWDGEYIWINTARGRAKDKNMTARPKVTVLFVDPDDPYRYLEVRGEVAEVTEEGGLEHINYLSDRYFGRPDFFGSDHKRRATEVRVIYKIRPVKVIYDG, encoded by the coding sequence ATACCCGAAGCCGCCAGAGACTTGCTGGAGCGCCCGATTGTGGTGACGTTGGTCACGCTGATGCCAGACTATCAACCGCAGGCCAACCCGGTCTGGTTCAGTTGGGACGGTGAGTACATCTGGATCAACACCGCGCGTGGCAGGGCAAAAGACAAGAACATGACAGCGCGTCCTAAAGTGACGGTCCTGTTCGTCGATCCCGACGATCCATACCGCTACCTTGAGGTGCGCGGCGAAGTCGCGGAAGTGACCGAAGAAGGCGGACTCGAACACATCAACTACCTCTCCGACCGTTACTTCGGACGGCCCGACTTCTTCGGCTCGGATCACAAGCGGCGCGCGACCGAAGTGCGCGTCATCTACAAGATCCGGCCCGTGAAGGTCATTTACGACGGGTAG